From the Brassica napus cultivar Da-Ae chromosome A8, Da-Ae, whole genome shotgun sequence genome, one window contains:
- the LOC106418951 gene encoding glycine cleavage system H protein 3, mitochondrial-like, protein MALRMWASSTANALKLSSSASKSHLLPAFSISRCFSSVLEGLKYANSHEWVKHEGSVATIGISDHAQDHLGEVVFVELPEEKSSVSKEKNFGAVESVKATSEIISPISGEVIEVNTKLADSPGLINSSPYEEGWMIKVKPSNPAELESLMGPKEYTKFCEEEDAAH, encoded by the exons ATGGCACTGAGAATGTGGGCTTCTTCCACAGCAAACGCTCTCAAGCTCTCCTCTTCTGCTTCCAAATCCCATCTCCTTCCAGCTTTCTCCATCTCCAGATGCTTCTCCTCAG TGTTGGAAGGACTCAAGTATGCAAATTCACATGAGTGGGTCAAACATGAAGGCTCAGTGGCTACCATTGGCATCAGTGACCATGCCCAG GACCATTTAGGAGAAGTTGTGTTTGTGGAGCTGCCAGAAGAGAAAAGTTCAGTgagcaaagaaaaaaactttGGAGCAGTGGAGAGTGTAAAGGCCACAAGTGAGATTATATCTCCAATCTCTGGTGAAGTCATTGAGGTTAACACAAAGCTCGCCGATTCACCTGGTTTG ATTAACTCAAGCCCCTATGAAGAAGGTTGGATGATAAAGGTGAAACCAAGCAACCCAGCAGAGTTGGAATCCTTGATGGGTCCAAAGGAATACACAAAGTTCTGCGAAGAGGAAGACGCGGCTCACTAG